One region of Hymenobacter sediminicola genomic DNA includes:
- a CDS encoding 1,4-dihydroxy-2-naphthoate polyprenyltransferase has protein sequence MASSPATPTAPVFSAKAWLSAFRPRTLPLALASIMAGGFLAASHGQFRGDVVALAALTTILLQILSNLANDYGDSQNGADSVHREGPQRAVQSGAITPQQMKKGMGVFGLLSLLSGLTLLWVALGTGGVWIFATFFVLGLSAIWAAVNYTAGSKPYGYAGLGDVSVFLFFGIVGVCGTYFLQTRALPLTVLLPAAALGFFATAVLNVNNIRDIRSDELAGKITIPVRLGPVRARRYHWLLLLLGFGCAVVYVALTYHSPWQWLFLLAAPLLLRNARAVWQRQDSMQLDPLLKQMALTTLVFTLLFGLGQVL, from the coding sequence ATGGCATCTTCTCCTGCCACCCCAACTGCTCCTGTATTTTCTGCCAAAGCTTGGCTTTCTGCGTTTCGGCCGCGTACTCTGCCGCTGGCGCTGGCCAGCATCATGGCCGGCGGATTTCTGGCCGCCAGCCACGGCCAATTTCGGGGTGATGTAGTAGCGCTGGCCGCACTTACCACTATTCTGCTTCAAATTCTGAGCAACCTCGCCAACGACTACGGCGACTCGCAGAACGGCGCCGACAGTGTGCACCGCGAAGGGCCGCAGCGTGCCGTGCAGAGTGGGGCCATCACGCCGCAACAGATGAAAAAAGGTATGGGCGTGTTCGGTCTTCTGTCGCTGCTCAGCGGGCTGACTTTGCTGTGGGTGGCGCTAGGCACGGGCGGCGTCTGGATTTTTGCCACCTTCTTCGTGCTGGGCTTATCGGCCATCTGGGCGGCTGTGAACTATACGGCGGGCTCTAAGCCCTATGGCTATGCTGGCCTCGGCGACGTGTCGGTGTTCCTCTTCTTCGGGATAGTAGGCGTGTGCGGCACGTATTTTCTGCAAACCCGCGCCCTACCGCTGACAGTGCTGCTACCTGCTGCCGCGTTGGGCTTCTTCGCTACGGCCGTGCTCAACGTCAACAACATCCGCGACATCCGCTCCGATGAACTGGCCGGCAAAATCACGATTCCAGTGCGGCTGGGGCCGGTGCGGGCGCGCCGCTACCACTGGCTGTTGCTGCTGCTGGGCTTCGGGTGCGCGGTGGTGTATGTGGCCCTCACGTATCATTCGCCGTGGCAGTGGCTGTTTCTGCTAGCCGCGCCGCTGCTGCTGCGCAACGCCCGCGCCGTATGGCAGCGCCAAGACTCGATGCAACTAGACCCGCTGCTAAAGCAAATGGCCCTGACGACGTTGGTGTTTACGCTGCTGTTTGGGCTGGGACAGGTACTATGA
- a CDS encoding DEAD/DEAH box helicase, whose protein sequence is MTFHEFNLHDDLLAGVDAMNYQNATPIQEQAIPKILEGKDLIACAQTGTGKTAAYLLPLLDKISHAKHGTTSTLVLVPTRELATQIDEQVTGFGYFVEASSIAIYGGGKSEGWEQQKRALTSGADIIIATPGRLIAHMQMGYVKFEDLKYLVLDEADKMMDMGFSDDILNIVRQLPKERQTLLFSATMPSKIRDFSQQLLKNPEEIRLAVSKPAAGIDQQFYMAFDRQKIYLLEHIIKTQDVQSMVLFTSQKAAVGGIVRAINKLGIEARGISSDRTQEEREEIMRAFKNKQFPILVATDVLSRGIDIDSLSHVVNYDIPRAAEDYVHRIGRTARAATKGTAITFISDQDQDRVLKIEKLIEREVEKQSITEAMGLGEAPEFDPKRFSGLRGKIGGRPERGGRSGGNSGSHDRGPRSEGGGRSGGREGNRPSRGDGKPDADQQARIAKAQAALAALDSGQAPAQPYQRPPREDRPEGSESRPRREPRAPRPEGEARPPREPRAPRPVGEQPEGTEPRAEGEKTEGQRRRKRGGRNRSGRGPRPEGDAAATESPVPAAPSAE, encoded by the coding sequence TTGACGTTTCACGAATTCAACCTCCACGACGACCTGCTGGCCGGCGTGGACGCCATGAACTACCAGAATGCCACGCCCATTCAGGAGCAGGCCATTCCCAAAATTCTCGAAGGCAAAGACCTGATTGCCTGCGCCCAGACCGGCACCGGCAAAACCGCCGCCTACCTGCTGCCGCTGCTCGACAAGATTTCCCATGCCAAGCACGGCACCACCTCCACGCTGGTGCTGGTACCCACCCGCGAGCTAGCCACCCAGATTGACGAGCAGGTGACAGGCTTCGGCTACTTCGTGGAAGCCAGTTCCATTGCCATCTATGGCGGCGGCAAGAGCGAAGGCTGGGAGCAGCAGAAACGTGCCCTCACCTCCGGCGCCGACATCATCATTGCCACGCCCGGCCGCCTGATTGCGCACATGCAGATGGGCTACGTGAAGTTTGAGGACCTGAAGTATCTGGTGCTTGACGAGGCCGATAAGATGATGGACATGGGCTTCTCCGATGACATCCTCAACATCGTGCGCCAGCTGCCGAAAGAGCGTCAGACGCTGCTGTTCTCGGCCACCATGCCCAGTAAAATCCGCGACTTTTCGCAGCAGCTGCTCAAGAACCCGGAGGAAATCCGGCTGGCCGTATCCAAGCCCGCCGCCGGCATCGACCAGCAGTTCTACATGGCTTTCGACCGCCAGAAGATCTACCTGCTCGAGCACATCATCAAAACCCAGGACGTGCAGAGCATGGTGCTCTTTACGAGTCAGAAAGCGGCCGTGGGCGGTATCGTGCGCGCCATCAACAAGCTCGGCATCGAGGCCCGGGGCATCAGCTCCGACCGGACGCAGGAGGAACGCGAGGAAATCATGCGGGCCTTCAAGAACAAGCAGTTTCCGATTCTGGTAGCCACCGACGTACTCAGCCGCGGCATCGACATCGACTCGCTGAGCCACGTGGTGAACTACGACATCCCGCGCGCCGCCGAGGACTACGTGCACCGCATTGGGCGCACGGCCCGGGCGGCCACCAAAGGCACGGCCATCACCTTCATTTCCGACCAAGACCAGGACCGGGTACTGAAGATTGAAAAGCTGATTGAGCGCGAAGTAGAAAAGCAGAGCATCACGGAAGCTATGGGCTTAGGCGAAGCACCCGAGTTTGACCCGAAACGCTTTAGCGGGCTGCGCGGCAAGATTGGCGGCCGGCCAGAGCGCGGCGGCCGTTCCGGCGGCAATAGTGGCAGCCATGACCGGGGCCCGCGCTCCGAAGGTGGCGGCCGCAGCGGTGGCCGCGAGGGAAACCGCCCCAGCCGCGGCGACGGCAAGCCCGACGCCGACCAGCAGGCGCGTATTGCCAAAGCCCAGGCCGCTCTAGCTGCTTTGGATTCCGGCCAGGCCCCCGCGCAGCCCTACCAGCGCCCACCCCGCGAAGACCGCCCCGAAGGCAGCGAAAGCCGCCCCCGCCGGGAGCCTCGCGCCCCGCGCCCGGAAGGCGAAGCCCGCCCGCCACGGGAGCCACGTGCTCCACGCCCCGTAGGAGAGCAGCCGGAAGGAACTGAGCCGCGGGCCGAAGGCGAAAAAACCGAAGGTCAGCGCCGGCGCAAGCGGGGCGGCCGCAACCGCTCCGGCCGTGGCCCACGGCCCGAAGGAGATGCAGCAGCCACCGAAAGCCCGGTTCCAGCGGCACCCAGCGCCGAGTAA
- a CDS encoding Gfo/Idh/MocA family protein: MSHPIQTGLLAYGMSGRIFHAPFLATSPHFQLRAVVERSRKQATELYPDILSLGSVAELLADPEIELVVVNTPNGTHFELARQALQAGKHVLIEKPVATTVAELDELLQLAHERQLHVFGYQNRRWDSDFQLVRQVVESGQLGQLTEVHFRFDRYKAALNAKAFKEDPATPGSGLSFDLGPHVLDQALSLFGEPAQVHKTLASHRPGSRVDDYFHLHLSYPGGLNVFVTGSLLTAAPVPAYVLHGTHGSFQLQRTDVQETQLDQGLLPTDAAYGHDPAGSAGAITVVAENGEKTVTYLSTPQGNYPALFEAVYQALRHDRPYPVRAEELRWQLQALEQ; the protein is encoded by the coding sequence ATGTCTCATCCAATCCAGACCGGCCTGCTCGCCTACGGCATGTCGGGACGTATTTTTCATGCGCCCTTCTTGGCCACGAGCCCTCACTTTCAGCTGCGGGCAGTGGTTGAACGCAGCCGCAAGCAGGCTACCGAGTTGTATCCTGATATCCTGAGCTTGGGTAGCGTGGCGGAGCTACTGGCCGACCCGGAAATTGAGTTGGTGGTAGTGAATACGCCTAACGGCACGCACTTCGAGCTGGCCAGGCAGGCATTGCAGGCCGGGAAGCACGTGCTCATCGAAAAGCCTGTGGCCACCACCGTTGCGGAGCTGGATGAGCTTCTGCAACTGGCTCACGAGCGGCAGCTGCATGTGTTCGGCTACCAGAACCGGCGTTGGGACTCCGACTTTCAACTGGTACGGCAGGTGGTAGAAAGCGGACAGCTGGGGCAGCTTACGGAGGTGCATTTCCGCTTCGACCGGTACAAGGCGGCACTCAACGCCAAGGCGTTCAAGGAAGACCCCGCCACGCCCGGCAGCGGCCTCAGCTTCGACCTGGGCCCGCACGTGCTGGACCAAGCCCTGAGCCTGTTCGGGGAACCGGCGCAAGTACACAAAACGCTGGCCAGCCACCGCCCCGGTTCCCGCGTCGACGACTATTTTCATCTGCACCTTTCCTACCCCGGCGGCCTGAACGTGTTTGTAACTGGCAGCCTACTCACAGCTGCCCCCGTGCCCGCCTATGTGCTGCACGGCACCCACGGCAGCTTTCAACTGCAGCGCACGGACGTGCAGGAAACCCAGCTCGACCAGGGACTGCTGCCCACCGATGCCGCCTACGGGCATGATCCGGCCGGCTCGGCAGGGGCAATAACAGTAGTGGCAGAAAACGGCGAAAAAACCGTGACCTACCTCTCCACACCACAAGGCAACTACCCAGCTTTATTCGAGGCAGTGTATCAGGCACTACGCCACGACAGGCCGTATCCTGTCCGGGCTGAGGAACTACGCTGGCAACTACAGGCGCTGGAGCAGTAG
- a CDS encoding class I SAM-dependent methyltransferase encodes MLDRFSAQADLYARYRIDYPPELYAWLLPHVPGRERAWDCATGNGQVAAELARHFAQVEATDISAAQLAQAPPLPNVTYQKSAAEHTPFAPASFDLITVGQAVHWFDIDGFNREVRRVVRPGGVVAEWGYGLVQLHNDPQDALIRTFYADTMRPYWDENRWHIDDEYARLPFPFADAAQARFPVARQWSAAWFLNYLRTWSSVVKYQKQHGHDPVLSIAEELTSLWGPGERQVVFPVFARLGTVAG; translated from the coding sequence ATGCTTGACCGATTCTCCGCCCAGGCCGACCTCTATGCCCGCTACCGCATCGACTACCCACCGGAACTGTATGCCTGGCTACTGCCCCATGTGCCGGGCCGGGAGCGGGCCTGGGACTGCGCCACCGGCAACGGGCAGGTGGCCGCTGAACTGGCCAGACACTTCGCCCAGGTAGAAGCCACGGACATCAGTGCGGCGCAACTGGCGCAGGCCCCGCCGCTGCCCAACGTCACGTACCAGAAGTCGGCAGCGGAGCATACGCCGTTCGCGCCAGCCTCCTTCGACCTGATTACTGTGGGGCAGGCCGTGCATTGGTTTGATATAGATGGTTTTAACCGGGAAGTGCGCCGCGTAGTGCGGCCCGGCGGCGTGGTAGCCGAGTGGGGCTACGGCCTCGTGCAGCTGCACAATGATCCGCAGGATGCACTTATCCGCACATTCTACGCCGATACTATGCGCCCTTACTGGGACGAGAACCGCTGGCACATCGACGACGAATATGCCCGGCTACCGTTTCCGTTTGCGGATGCAGCGCAGGCCCGTTTTCCGGTAGCCCGGCAATGGTCGGCGGCGTGGTTCCTCAACTACCTGCGCACCTGGTCTAGCGTGGTGAAGTACCAAAAGCAGCACGGCCACGACCCAGTTCTAAGCATCGCCGAAGAGCTAACCAGCCTGTGGGGACCGGGCGAGCGGCAGGTGGTGTTCCCGGTATTTGCCCGGCTGGGAACAGTCGCTGGGTGA
- a CDS encoding CaiB/BaiF CoA transferase family protein, with protein MSATSSSDLPFHGLRVLELASVLAGPQVGQFFAELGAEVLKIEGPTGDVTRTWRTAAEAPDTTVTAYFSCANWGKQSRVLDLTTPSGRAELHRLALETDIVLASYKPGDAEKLGADYGTLSAHNPRLLYGHITGYGPHTARAGYDAVLQAETGFMHLNAAGPAAEPQKMPVALMDLLTAHQLKEGLLTALYRRERTSQGALVEVSLLDSALASLANQAATFLVTGHDPQPLGSGHPSIVPYGTVYKAADGVRLLLAVGADRQFQQLCDVLERPTWAVDARFRTNPARVTHRTTLEQLLRERIAEISSTDLLAELERRAVPAGAVRTVGDALRQESAQAMLLPAQPEFPHPGLRTVAFRSPGWPVAAAVTAPPLLPR; from the coding sequence ATGTCTGCTACTTCCTCTTCCGATTTGCCGTTTCACGGCCTCCGTGTGCTGGAACTGGCTTCCGTGCTGGCCGGCCCGCAGGTGGGGCAGTTTTTTGCCGAGTTGGGGGCCGAAGTCCTCAAAATTGAAGGCCCAACCGGCGATGTGACCCGCACCTGGCGCACGGCCGCCGAAGCTCCTGATACCACCGTCACGGCGTATTTTTCCTGTGCTAATTGGGGCAAGCAAAGCCGGGTGCTAGACCTGACAACGCCCTCTGGCCGCGCCGAACTGCACCGCCTGGCCCTCGAAACCGACATCGTGCTAGCCAGCTACAAGCCCGGCGACGCCGAGAAGCTGGGCGCAGACTACGGAACGTTATCGGCCCACAATCCGCGGCTGCTCTACGGGCACATCACGGGCTATGGCCCACACACGGCCCGCGCCGGCTATGATGCCGTGCTACAGGCCGAAACCGGGTTCATGCACCTTAATGCCGCTGGCCCGGCTGCCGAGCCCCAAAAGATGCCGGTGGCTCTTATGGACTTGCTCACCGCGCATCAACTTAAGGAGGGCTTACTAACCGCGCTGTACCGGCGTGAGCGAACCAGCCAAGGTGCGCTAGTGGAAGTAAGTTTGCTGGATAGTGCGCTGGCCTCTTTGGCCAACCAAGCCGCTACCTTCCTCGTCACGGGCCACGACCCGCAGCCGCTGGGCTCCGGCCACCCCAGCATTGTGCCCTATGGTACGGTGTATAAAGCTGCTGATGGCGTGCGCCTGTTGCTGGCTGTGGGTGCCGACCGGCAGTTTCAGCAGCTGTGCGACGTGCTGGAGCGCCCCACTTGGGCCGTCGATGCCCGCTTTCGGACCAACCCCGCCCGCGTGACACACCGCACCACGCTGGAGCAGCTCTTGCGCGAACGAATTGCCGAAATAAGCAGTACCGACCTGCTGGCTGAACTGGAGCGGCGGGCCGTGCCAGCAGGTGCCGTGCGCACCGTTGGGGATGCTCTGCGGCAAGAGTCGGCGCAAGCTATGTTGCTGCCAGCGCAGCCGGAATTTCCGCATCCAGGGTTGCGTACCGTGGCCTTTCGTAGCCCGGGGTGGCCAGTGGCAGCGGCGGTGACTGCGCCTCCTCTGCTGCCCCGGTAG
- the trpS gene encoding tryptophan--tRNA ligase yields MSRILTGIQSTGRPHLGNLLGAILPAVELSKNTANESLYFIADLHSLTTVRDAETLRQNTYAVAAAWLACGFDTDKNLFYRQSDVPQVTELTWYLSCFAPYPMLANAHSFKDKSDRLSDVNAGLFTYPVLMAADILLYDADIVPVGKDQIQHLEITRDIASAFNNRYGDTFVLPQARVDEQLMTIPGLDGQKMSKSYGNIIDIFQDDKALLKTIRSIVSDSTPLEAPKNPDTDTTFKLFSLLATPAQTAEMRQNYLNGNYGYGHAKTALFELIRERFATEREQFNFYSQNLPEVDRKLAEGARKAQAYGTEVLNKVREKVGYLRR; encoded by the coding sequence ATGTCCCGCATCCTGACCGGCATCCAAAGCACGGGCCGCCCTCATTTGGGCAACCTGCTTGGCGCCATCCTCCCGGCCGTCGAGCTGTCGAAGAACACGGCCAACGAATCGTTGTATTTCATTGCCGACCTGCACTCCCTCACCACCGTGCGCGACGCCGAAACGCTGCGCCAGAACACGTACGCTGTAGCGGCCGCGTGGCTGGCCTGCGGCTTCGATACCGACAAAAACCTGTTCTATCGCCAGTCGGACGTGCCGCAGGTGACGGAGCTGACTTGGTACCTGAGCTGCTTTGCGCCCTACCCGATGCTGGCCAACGCCCACTCGTTCAAGGACAAGTCGGATAGGCTTTCCGACGTGAATGCCGGCCTGTTCACGTATCCGGTGCTGATGGCGGCCGACATTCTGCTCTACGACGCGGACATAGTGCCCGTGGGCAAAGACCAGATTCAGCACCTGGAAATCACGCGCGACATTGCCTCGGCGTTCAACAACCGCTACGGCGACACCTTTGTGCTGCCCCAGGCCCGCGTAGACGAGCAGCTCATGACCATTCCCGGCCTCGACGGGCAGAAGATGAGCAAGAGCTACGGCAACATCATCGACATTTTCCAGGATGACAAAGCCCTGCTCAAAACCATCCGCAGCATCGTGTCGGACAGCACGCCGCTGGAGGCACCCAAAAACCCCGATACCGATACCACCTTCAAGCTGTTCTCGCTGCTGGCTACGCCCGCGCAAACCGCCGAAATGCGCCAGAATTACCTGAACGGCAACTACGGCTACGGCCACGCCAAAACGGCCCTCTTCGAGCTGATCCGGGAGCGTTTCGCCACGGAGCGGGAACAGTTCAACTTCTATAGCCAAAACCTGCCCGAAGTAGACCGCAAGCTGGCCGAAGGTGCCCGCAAAGCCCAGGCCTACGGCACCGAAGTGCTGAACAAGGTGCGCGAAAAAGTAGGCTACCTGCGACGCTAA
- a CDS encoding queuosine precursor transporter: MSHKKQQLYLLLSGIFIVNALLAEIIGVKIFSVDALMGLPGNLTAGVLIWPVVFVTTDIINEYFGKQGVLRISYLTVALILFAFVVIYATTKLPPAAFWLDVNKTDAEGRPFNIDFAYQSIFRQGLGIIVGSITAFGIGQVLDATVFQALRRATGGRYVWLRATGSTLISQLVDSFVVLFVAFYLFGNWTLDQVLSVANTNYWYKFAAAILLTPVLYLAHFLIDRYLGEEVTQELQREATADVSV; the protein is encoded by the coding sequence ATGTCTCATAAGAAACAGCAGCTTTACCTCTTGCTTAGCGGCATTTTCATCGTGAATGCGCTGCTAGCTGAAATTATTGGCGTCAAGATATTCTCCGTAGATGCGCTGATGGGGCTGCCCGGCAACCTGACGGCGGGCGTGCTCATCTGGCCGGTGGTGTTCGTCACCACAGACATCATCAACGAGTATTTTGGCAAGCAGGGCGTACTGCGCATCAGCTACCTCACGGTGGCGCTCATTCTGTTTGCCTTTGTGGTGATATACGCCACCACCAAGCTGCCACCGGCCGCTTTCTGGCTTGATGTCAACAAGACCGATGCCGAAGGGCGGCCTTTCAACATTGACTTTGCCTACCAAAGTATTTTCCGGCAAGGACTGGGCATTATTGTGGGTTCCATCACGGCGTTTGGTATTGGGCAGGTACTCGATGCAACCGTGTTTCAGGCGCTGCGGCGCGCTACTGGGGGCCGCTACGTGTGGCTGCGCGCTACGGGCTCCACACTTATTTCGCAGCTCGTCGATTCGTTTGTGGTGCTGTTCGTGGCCTTCTACCTGTTCGGTAACTGGACGTTGGACCAGGTGCTGAGCGTGGCTAACACCAACTACTGGTATAAATTCGCGGCCGCCATTCTGCTTACACCCGTGCTCTACCTCGCCCACTTCCTCATCGACCGGTACCTGGGTGAAGAAGTAACCCAAGAACTGCAGCGGGAAGCGACGGCCGATGTGAGCGTATAA
- a CDS encoding ribonuclease Z: MTTNLHLCGAHAAGPFPPTHHCQPLTNLEFELKILGSASATPFLDRHHTAQVLTVSGAQYLIDCGEGTQRRLMEHKIRHQRIRTVFISHLHGDHFFGLFGLLGTMHLNGRTEPLQLFGPPGLDEVLTTQFRHSYTQLSFELEFTAVDTTQHAQIFEDKYLTVHTLPMRHRIPCCGYLFREKPKRRHLVKEKLPAGLTPAQLNALTLGEDLLTDDGQLLLANAAVTTAPRHSRSYAFCSDTLYTESLADLVRGVDLLYHEATFLNDMRERAATTHHSTARQAGLLARRAQVQRLLIGHFSSRYPDLQPLLAEAKEVFEWTELAVEGLSVSV; the protein is encoded by the coding sequence TTGACAACCAATTTGCATTTATGCGGTGCCCATGCAGCCGGTCCTTTCCCGCCAACCCACCACTGCCAACCACTCACCAACTTGGAGTTTGAGCTGAAAATTCTGGGTAGTGCTTCCGCTACACCCTTCCTAGACCGCCACCACACGGCGCAGGTCCTGACGGTGAGCGGCGCGCAATACCTGATTGATTGTGGCGAGGGCACCCAGCGCCGCCTGATGGAGCACAAGATCCGGCACCAGCGCATCCGCACGGTGTTCATCTCCCACCTCCACGGCGACCATTTTTTCGGGCTCTTTGGGCTGCTGGGCACCATGCACCTCAACGGCCGCACCGAGCCGCTGCAGCTGTTCGGCCCGCCCGGCCTCGATGAGGTACTGACCACGCAGTTTCGCCACTCCTACACGCAGCTGAGTTTCGAGTTGGAGTTCACGGCTGTTGATACCACGCAGCACGCCCAGATTTTCGAGGACAAGTACCTAACGGTGCACACGCTGCCTATGCGCCACCGCATTCCGTGCTGCGGCTATCTGTTCCGCGAGAAGCCCAAGCGCCGCCATCTGGTGAAAGAGAAGCTGCCAGCTGGCCTCACGCCCGCGCAGCTCAATGCCCTTACGCTGGGCGAAGACCTGCTCACTGACGACGGCCAGCTGTTGCTCGCCAACGCGGCCGTTACCACGGCGCCGCGCCATAGCCGCAGCTACGCGTTCTGCTCCGACACGCTCTACACCGAAAGCCTAGCCGACCTCGTGCGCGGCGTGGATCTGCTCTATCATGAGGCCACGTTCCTGAACGACATGCGCGAACGGGCCGCTACCACCCACCATTCCACCGCCCGCCAGGCTGGCCTGCTGGCTCGCCGGGCGCAGGTGCAGCGTCTGCTCATTGGGCACTTCTCCAGCCGCTACCCCGACCTGCAGCCACTGTTGGCCGAAGCCAAAGAGGTGTTCGAGTGGACAGAGTTGGCCGTGGAAGGCCTATCGGTATCGGTTTAA
- a CDS encoding STAS domain-containing protein, translating to MKYSIDKKETYTIITIDEKKLDTTVAPDLKSEFVKLNAEGINNLILDLSNVKYTDSSGLSSILIANRLCNSTGGLLVLTGLQDHVMKLITISKLESVLHILPTVEEGIDRIFLHAIERDLTSKE from the coding sequence ATGAAGTACTCGATTGATAAAAAGGAAACGTACACGATAATTACGATTGACGAGAAGAAGCTGGACACCACCGTAGCTCCCGACCTGAAATCGGAATTCGTGAAGCTGAACGCTGAAGGAATCAACAACCTGATCCTCGATCTCAGCAACGTAAAGTACACCGACTCGTCGGGGCTGAGCTCTATTCTCATTGCCAACCGTCTCTGCAATTCTACGGGTGGTTTGCTGGTGCTCACCGGCCTGCAAGACCACGTGATGAAGCTTATCACCATCAGCAAGCTGGAGTCGGTATTGCATATTCTGCCCACGGTGGAAGAAGGCATCGACCGGATTTTTCTGCACGCCATTGAGCGCGACCTGACAAGCAAAGAGTAG
- a CDS encoding DUF4198 domain-containing protein: protein MPSSFRVCLLTSACLLAGSALANEFWLQPLQFFVAPGATLTLRVLVGANFAGTHWTGKSSRVTQLAHFAPTGFTDLTAATTATDTLHPVVTLQQAGTHVVTLTTNNAFLALDADKFNSYLKAVGLDHILLERQKRNSLQLPGREAYRRCAKTLVFVGNPLASDTARAWSRPTGMPLELVPEQNPYTLKAGASFTVRVLAEGQPRPGQLVQVWQRSPRQAGRVFKLYSNQNGRVLFRLTEPGEYMLSTVRMVPATLSEADWQTTWSSLTFGFRPVSGR, encoded by the coding sequence ATGCCCAGCTCCTTCCGCGTCTGCCTGCTTACCTCGGCCTGTTTGCTGGCAGGAAGCGCGCTGGCCAACGAGTTCTGGCTTCAGCCCTTGCAGTTTTTTGTAGCCCCCGGCGCCACACTTACGCTGCGGGTATTGGTGGGAGCAAATTTTGCGGGCACGCACTGGACCGGCAAAAGCAGCCGCGTGACGCAGCTAGCTCATTTCGCCCCCACCGGCTTCACTGATCTGACAGCAGCCACTACTGCCACCGACACGCTCCATCCGGTTGTAACGTTGCAGCAGGCTGGCACCCACGTCGTGACCCTGACGACGAACAACGCATTCCTGGCCCTGGATGCCGACAAGTTTAACTCCTATCTGAAAGCAGTAGGCCTCGACCATATTTTGCTTGAACGGCAAAAGCGCAACAGTTTACAGTTGCCGGGCCGCGAGGCATACCGCCGCTGCGCGAAAACGCTGGTATTCGTAGGCAACCCACTGGCTTCCGATACTGCCCGGGCCTGGAGCCGGCCCACTGGTATGCCGCTGGAACTGGTGCCCGAGCAGAATCCCTACACACTCAAAGCCGGTGCTTCTTTCACGGTGCGTGTGCTGGCCGAGGGGCAGCCCAGGCCCGGCCAGTTGGTGCAGGTATGGCAACGCAGCCCCCGCCAGGCCGGAAGAGTTTTTAAGCTATACAGTAACCAAAACGGGCGGGTGCTGTTTCGATTAACGGAGCCGGGCGAGTATATGCTCAGCACCGTACGCATGGTGCCTGCCACGCTTTCTGAGGCCGATTGGCAGACCACATGGAGTAGTCTCACTTTTGGATTTCGCCCTGTTTCAGGCCGTTAA
- a CDS encoding fasciclin domain-containing protein, translating into MNAPSLPNAWFLLRTFLLGLFAASSFSLASCDDDDDDATPPTPSQNIVQVAQGNASFSTLVAAVTKADLATTLSGTGPFTVFAPTNDAFAKLAAPFNNAANISAITDPAQISQLRGILLYHVLTTNVKAADIANGSSSVATARPATSVGGATINDNTLYLTKNGTGVFLNGSTRVVTADVAASNGTIHAIDNVLMPPSQTIAAIVAASASRTTAPEFTLLLQALQRPAAAAILTAAGTQSANVTVFAPTDAAFRALLGPAPLSSVSDANLTAILSRHVIGTGRVFSSDLTAGTVATLGGNITVAAAGNGFTVRGGTGTAANIASANILATNGVIHVIDQVLVP; encoded by the coding sequence ATGAATGCACCTTCCTTGCCTAATGCGTGGTTCCTGCTGCGCACGTTCCTGCTGGGGCTGTTTGCTGCCTCTAGCTTCAGCCTAGCCTCCTGCGACGATGACGACGATGATGCAACTCCTCCCACTCCTTCCCAGAACATTGTACAGGTAGCTCAGGGCAATGCTTCTTTCAGCACCCTGGTAGCAGCCGTAACAAAAGCCGATTTGGCTACTACTCTCAGCGGCACCGGCCCTTTCACGGTATTTGCGCCCACCAACGACGCCTTTGCCAAGCTGGCGGCGCCATTCAACAACGCGGCCAACATTTCTGCCATCACCGACCCTGCCCAGATCAGCCAGCTGCGGGGAATTTTGCTGTACCACGTTCTCACCACCAACGTGAAGGCGGCTGATATTGCCAACGGCAGCAGTAGTGTGGCTACGGCCCGGCCCGCTACTTCAGTAGGCGGAGCCACCATCAATGACAACACCCTGTACCTGACCAAAAACGGAACGGGCGTCTTTCTTAATGGCAGCACCCGAGTCGTGACGGCTGATGTAGCGGCCAGCAACGGCACAATCCACGCCATTGATAATGTGCTGATGCCACCAAGCCAAACTATTGCGGCCATTGTGGCGGCTAGCGCCAGCCGGACCACTGCCCCAGAATTTACGCTGTTGCTCCAGGCGTTGCAGCGCCCAGCCGCCGCCGCCATCCTGACGGCCGCCGGCACGCAGAGTGCTAATGTTACGGTATTCGCACCTACCGATGCGGCTTTCCGGGCACTGTTGGGGCCTGCTCCGCTAAGTTCCGTATCGGATGCCAACCTGACGGCTATTCTGTCGCGCCACGTAATCGGCACGGGCCGGGTGTTTTCGTCTGACCTAACGGCCGGAACTGTGGCTACGCTCGGGGGCAACATTACGGTAGCTGCTGCCGGCAACGGTTTTACAGTGCGTGGCGGCACTGGCACGGCTGCTAACATTGCCTCGGCCAATATTCTGGCTACTAATGGCGTCATTCACGTCATCGACCAAGTGCTGGTTCCCTGA